Proteins from a single region of Crassaminicella profunda:
- the rsmA gene encoding 16S rRNA (adenine(1518)-N(6)/adenine(1519)-N(6))-dimethyltransferase RsmA has protein sequence MDRLVSPKITKEIVNKHGFKFSKSLGQNFLIDENILYKIVDGAEVDKEDIVIEVGPGIGTLTQVLAERAKKVIAIEIDKTLLPILSETLGNKDNVEVINEDVLKLDIHKLIEEKCEGKAVKVIANLPYYVTTPIIMKFLEEKVPLKNMVVMIQKEVADRMQAKPKTKDYGSLSIAVQYYCDPEIITKVPRSVFIPQPKVESTVIRLTVLKEPKVNVKNEKTLFAVVRAAFGKRRKTLLNALSNSPLNVDKEVLKKVLEHSEIEANRRGETLTIEEFARISETLCKYL, from the coding sequence ATGGATAGATTAGTTTCACCCAAAATCACAAAAGAAATTGTTAATAAACATGGATTTAAATTTTCGAAAAGCTTAGGACAAAACTTTTTAATCGATGAAAATATATTATATAAAATAGTGGATGGAGCAGAAGTAGATAAGGAAGATATCGTCATTGAAGTAGGACCTGGTATTGGGACTCTTACACAGGTATTAGCAGAAAGAGCAAAAAAAGTTATTGCTATTGAAATCGATAAAACATTACTACCGATCCTTTCAGAGACATTAGGAAATAAAGATAATGTGGAAGTAATTAATGAAGATGTTTTAAAACTAGATATACATAAATTGATTGAAGAAAAATGTGAAGGAAAAGCTGTGAAGGTCATTGCAAATCTTCCTTATTATGTAACTACCCCGATTATCATGAAGTTCCTTGAAGAGAAGGTACCTCTTAAGAATATGGTTGTGATGATACAAAAGGAAGTTGCAGATAGAATGCAGGCAAAACCTAAGACAAAGGATTATGGATCATTATCTATAGCGGTTCAATATTATTGTGATCCAGAAATCATTACAAAGGTTCCAAGGTCCGTATTTATTCCACAACCCAAAGTAGAATCAACAGTGATTCGCCTAACGGTTTTAAAAGAGCCAAAAGTCAATGTAAAGAATGAAAAAACATTATTTGCTGTAGTTCGAGCAGCTTTTGGAAAGAGAAGAAAAACCCTTTTGAATGCTCTTAGTAATAGTCCTTTGAATGTAGATAAAGAGGTACTAAAAAAAGTTTTAGAGCATAGCGAAATAGAAGCAAATAGAAGAGGAGAGACCTTGACTATAGAAGAGTTTGCAAGAATTTCTGAGACTCTTTGTAAATATTTATAA
- a CDS encoding glutamine synthetase: MSKELLYCIPADQHEAKEVVSTLKEHPEVQFVSLVGIDLGGNDTDEKIPVELFIEDIEQFLTYGVQTDGSSVVLPEIATLNDARVDLIPDLSVNWFVDYNYDNIDEDTDLPVGTLRIPAFLVHNDVKRVDSRSVLQKAVKYFKKEIFSLMKENPYVLETLDIDSIDDIEDVILTSATELEFWVKTPDYEADLEQLSTSQVLQEQYWKRTIGIVRTALEKSLTTLDYYGLEVEMGHKEVGGVKAKLTESGGFDHIMEQLEIDWKYSTALQTADNELLARQLIKDVFMRYGLDVTFKAKPIDGVAGNGEHTHVGVAVKLKNGKMKNIFAPKDMKEEFLSPIGWGAFMGLLKNYEVVNPFVSSTNDALKRLKPGFEAPVCIVGSIGHTVETPSRNRTVLAGLIRDLSNPMATRFELRSPNPKSNTYLVIAAIYQTMMDGIKACLEAGKTSSQLESEFSKRAGDESFYFERNREYRSEDDVFEHYTEEERNELFGTPPATVWDNLIHLEQYPAKKDALLKGDVFSQEIINSYTVATLTQWTTELYNRMIPDNREFVRNCSKLHTTENVTDLDVVNWEKINQLRCYLMKDSLDHKSLFTRIREAIENKDYNKVSGLQLEMDCRMKELENLYAVYKKNLF; the protein is encoded by the coding sequence ATGTCAAAAGAATTATTATATTGCATTCCTGCTGACCAGCATGAAGCAAAAGAAGTGGTATCTACCTTAAAGGAACATCCAGAGGTACAATTTGTTTCTTTGGTAGGGATTGATTTAGGAGGAAATGATACGGATGAAAAGATTCCTGTAGAACTTTTCATAGAAGATATTGAACAATTTTTAACTTATGGGGTTCAAACAGATGGTTCCAGTGTAGTTCTTCCTGAAATTGCTACATTGAATGATGCAAGGGTAGACTTAATTCCAGATCTTTCTGTGAATTGGTTTGTAGACTATAATTACGACAACATAGATGAAGACACTGATCTTCCAGTTGGAACTCTTAGAATCCCTGCATTTTTAGTTCATAATGATGTAAAAAGAGTAGACTCTCGTTCTGTTCTTCAAAAGGCTGTAAAATATTTCAAAAAAGAAATATTTTCGTTGATGAAAGAAAATCCTTATGTTTTAGAAACACTAGATATCGACTCAATAGATGATATTGAAGATGTGATTCTTACATCTGCTACAGAACTTGAATTTTGGGTAAAAACTCCAGATTATGAGGCAGATCTTGAACAACTTTCTACTTCCCAAGTATTACAAGAACAGTATTGGAAAAGAACAATAGGAATTGTTCGTACAGCTTTAGAAAAATCTCTTACAACCCTTGATTATTATGGACTAGAAGTTGAAATGGGACACAAGGAAGTAGGAGGAGTCAAAGCAAAACTTACTGAAAGTGGAGGCTTTGACCATATTATGGAGCAATTAGAAATAGACTGGAAGTACAGTACAGCCCTTCAGACTGCTGATAATGAATTACTTGCAAGACAATTAATAAAGGATGTATTTATGCGTTATGGATTAGATGTTACATTTAAAGCAAAGCCTATTGATGGTGTTGCAGGAAATGGAGAACATACCCATGTAGGTGTAGCAGTTAAATTAAAGAATGGAAAAATGAAAAATATTTTTGCACCAAAAGATATGAAGGAAGAGTTTTTAAGTCCTATTGGTTGGGGAGCATTCATGGGTCTTCTTAAAAACTATGAGGTTGTTAATCCATTTGTATCTTCTACAAATGATGCATTAAAAAGATTAAAGCCAGGGTTTGAGGCACCTGTATGTATTGTTGGATCTATTGGGCATACGGTAGAGACACCTTCAAGAAATAGAACGGTTTTGGCAGGTTTAATACGTGATTTATCTAATCCTATGGCTACTAGATTTGAATTAAGATCTCCTAATCCAAAAAGCAATACCTATTTAGTCATTGCTGCTATATATCAAACAATGATGGATGGTATTAAAGCTTGCTTAGAGGCAGGAAAAACTTCGTCTCAGTTAGAATCAGAATTTTCTAAGAGAGCTGGCGATGAAAGTTTCTATTTTGAAAGAAATAGGGAATATCGGAGTGAAGATGATGTGTTTGAGCATTATACAGAAGAAGAAAGAAATGAACTATTTGGTACTCCTCCAGCTACTGTTTGGGATAATCTTATTCATCTAGAGCAGTATCCTGCTAAAAAGGATGCATTGCTTAAAGGGGATGTGTTCAGCCAAGAAATTATTAATTCTTATACAGTTGCAACATTGACTCAATGGACAACAGAATTGTATAATCGAATGATTCCAGATAATAGGGAATTTGTAAGGAATTGTTCAAAGCTTCATACGACTGAAAATGTTACAGATTTAGATGTAGTAAATTGGGAAAAAATTAATCAATTAAGATGTTATCTTATGAAGGATAGCTTAGATCATAAATCTCTTTTTACAAGAATAAGGGAAGCTATTGAAAACAAAGACTATAATAAAGTTTCAGGACTTCAGTTAGAAATGGACTGTAGAATGAAAGAACTAGAAAATCTTTATGCAGTGTATAAAAAGAATTTATTTTAA
- a CDS encoding rhodanese-like domain-containing protein, protein MLKIFVLKKRTLYIALAILVIFIIGILVLVMSNSDETFSETMKYAYKTISAEQAKVLLEKNSDVTVFDIRDEEEYVKNHLPSATQLTYKELKKKLDYYGKDSIYMIYGKDDKQSAKAADMMASSGFSKIYMLTGGIEKWPYELD, encoded by the coding sequence ATGTTAAAAATTTTTGTTTTGAAAAAACGAACACTGTATATTGCTTTAGCCATTCTTGTAATCTTTATTATTGGAATCCTTGTATTAGTCATGTCTAACTCAGATGAAACATTTTCAGAAACCATGAAGTATGCTTACAAAACAATATCTGCTGAACAGGCAAAAGTACTTCTAGAAAAAAATTCAGACGTTACAGTTTTCGATATAAGAGATGAAGAAGAATATGTGAAAAATCATTTGCCAAGTGCTACACAATTAACTTATAAAGAGCTAAAGAAAAAATTAGATTATTATGGTAAAGACAGTATATATATGATTTATGGAAAGGATGATAAGCAAAGTGCAAAAGCTGCTGACATGATGGCAAGCAGTGGATTTTCAAAAATATACATGCTTACCGGAGGTATTGAAAAGTGGCCTTATGAGCTAGACTAA
- a CDS encoding FAD-dependent oxidoreductase, with amino-acid sequence MAEKILVIGGVAAGTKAAAKLKRENPKAEIGIVTKDEYISYAGCGLPYYIGGVIEEKHELVVKTPEDFKAVTGIDVLTKHEAVTINKEEKNVTVKDLTTRETKCFEYDQLIIATGASPFVPPIEGKDLKGVFSVRTVSDALKIRELVDQGEVKKAVIVGGGFIGLEVAENLHERNIEVALVELIDHILPPFDEEIALYAQNYMQEQGVNIYTGEKVLSLAGDAKVTKVITDQRELEADLVIMSVGVRPNVNLAKEIGIEIGTTGAIKVNEYMETNIKDIYAVGDCAENVNLVTGKPAWYPMGSTANKMGRVAGINMANEEKDGLKGVLGTTVVKLFKMNAAKTGLSERDAKEAGFEVETALVPANDKAHYYPGYREIITKLVVDKNTHKVLGAQVIGEGVVDKPIDIVATAITFGAKVEDLQKIDLAYAPPFSMAMSSTILAASVLTNKLTGRVKGIGPIECKNRLNEIQVVDVRDEASFMIGTIPGAVNIPSGALYMRANELDQTKETVLVCKIGKNAYLSYLKLKELGFKNVRILEGGMNAYPFERE; translated from the coding sequence ATGGCGGAAAAGATACTTGTGATTGGTGGTGTAGCAGCCGGAACAAAAGCTGCAGCAAAACTTAAAAGAGAAAATCCAAAAGCTGAGATTGGCATTGTAACAAAAGATGAATATATTTCTTATGCAGGATGTGGATTACCCTATTATATTGGGGGAGTTATAGAAGAAAAACATGAATTGGTTGTAAAAACACCAGAAGATTTTAAAGCAGTTACGGGAATTGATGTATTAACAAAACATGAAGCAGTAACAATTAATAAAGAAGAAAAGAATGTAACAGTTAAAGATTTAACAACTAGAGAAACTAAGTGTTTTGAATATGATCAATTAATCATTGCTACAGGGGCATCTCCATTTGTACCACCTATTGAAGGAAAAGATTTAAAAGGTGTATTCTCAGTAAGAACTGTATCAGATGCACTAAAGATTAGAGAATTGGTAGATCAAGGAGAAGTGAAAAAGGCTGTTATTGTAGGTGGAGGATTTATAGGTCTTGAGGTTGCAGAAAATTTACATGAAAGAAATATTGAAGTAGCTTTAGTAGAACTGATAGATCATATTTTACCCCCCTTTGATGAAGAAATAGCTCTTTATGCACAAAATTATATGCAGGAACAAGGTGTAAATATTTACACAGGAGAAAAAGTCCTTTCATTAGCAGGAGACGCAAAAGTTACAAAGGTTATTACAGATCAAAGAGAGCTTGAAGCAGATCTTGTCATTATGTCTGTGGGTGTTAGACCAAATGTAAATCTAGCTAAAGAAATAGGGATAGAAATTGGTACTACAGGAGCCATTAAAGTAAATGAATATATGGAGACAAACATAAAAGACATTTATGCAGTAGGAGACTGTGCAGAGAATGTAAATTTAGTTACAGGAAAGCCTGCTTGGTATCCAATGGGTTCTACAGCAAATAAAATGGGTAGAGTTGCTGGAATCAATATGGCAAATGAAGAAAAGGATGGGTTAAAAGGAGTACTTGGAACAACGGTTGTAAAGCTATTTAAAATGAATGCAGCAAAAACAGGATTATCAGAGAGAGATGCAAAAGAAGCAGGTTTTGAAGTAGAGACTGCTTTAGTTCCAGCAAATGATAAAGCACATTATTATCCAGGATATAGAGAAATTATTACAAAGCTTGTTGTAGATAAAAATACCCATAAGGTATTAGGTGCACAGGTCATTGGTGAAGGAGTTGTGGACAAACCAATCGATATTGTTGCTACAGCTATAACTTTTGGAGCAAAGGTTGAGGACTTACAAAAAATTGATTTAGCTTATGCACCACCATTTTCCATGGCAATGAGCTCTACTATCTTAGCAGCTAGTGTATTGACAAATAAGTTAACCGGAAGAGTAAAGGGAATTGGACCTATTGAATGTAAAAACAGATTAAATGAAATTCAAGTAGTTGATGTAAGAGATGAAGCATCATTTATGATAGGAACGATTCCAGGTGCTGTGAATATTCCTTCTGGTGCACTTTATATGAGAGCAAATGAATTAGATCAAACAAAAGAAACTGTTTTAGTATGTAAAATTGGTAAAAATGCATATTTATCTTATCTAAAATTAAAAGAATTAGGATTTAAGAACGTAAGAATTTTAGAAGGTGGTATGAATGCTTACCCCTTTGAAAGAGAATAA